One window of the Bacteroidales bacterium genome contains the following:
- the thrC gene encoding threonine synthase, translated as MAEYFNFICNDCGEKIPAALINYLCPACVKKNSVKQPPYGVLKTVYDYNDIVKKFSKNIFIQLEEKLFIDLLPIKSADSLPYLKVGNTPLYKIKSLDNEVLDFELYLKDDSQNPTFSFKDRASAIVSAYAKENDIDTIVAASTGNAGSSLAGICAAQKQKAIIFVPAAAPKAKLTQIMMYGAQIVPIDGTYDNAFDMSIEATKKFGWYNRNTAFNPFTIEGKKTVSFELFSQLNKNIPDRIFVPVGDGVIISGVYKGFEDLMNLGIIDKIPTIVAVQAFGSSNINENIFKEKFVSKPSKTLADSISVDIPRNFRMAAKYIKDFSGETILVSDEEIIAASKVLSSRTGIFAEPAASAAFAGFLSYYWDGKFEKGSKNVVLLTGCGLKDLNAVQRIIDIPDAVKPNIEEIEKFLKKQ; from the coding sequence ATGGCAGAATATTTCAATTTTATCTGCAATGATTGCGGAGAAAAAATTCCGGCTGCATTAATAAATTATTTATGCCCCGCCTGCGTAAAGAAAAATTCCGTGAAGCAACCTCCTTATGGAGTTTTAAAAACAGTTTATGATTATAATGATATTGTAAAAAAGTTTTCAAAAAATATTTTCATACAATTAGAAGAAAAATTATTTATTGATCTGCTTCCTATAAAATCAGCTGATAGCTTGCCTTATCTTAAAGTAGGAAATACCCCGTTATATAAAATTAAATCATTGGATAATGAAGTTCTTGATTTTGAACTCTACCTTAAAGATGATTCACAGAATCCAACCTTTTCATTTAAGGACAGGGCATCAGCTATAGTTTCTGCTTATGCAAAAGAAAATGATATTGATACTATTGTTGCTGCTTCAACCGGAAATGCAGGCTCTTCGCTCGCAGGCATATGTGCAGCGCAAAAACAGAAAGCGATTATATTTGTTCCGGCTGCTGCACCAAAAGCAAAGCTTACACAAATAATGATGTATGGCGCTCAAATAGTCCCGATAGATGGAACATACGACAATGCTTTTGATATGAGCATTGAAGCAACAAAAAAATTCGGATGGTACAATCGCAATACAGCTTTTAATCCGTTTACAATTGAAGGAAAGAAAACCGTTTCATTTGAATTATTTTCACAGTTAAATAAAAATATTCCTGATAGAATTTTTGTTCCTGTTGGCGATGGTGTTATTATTTCGGGCGTTTATAAAGGGTTTGAAGATTTAATGAATCTTGGAATTATTGATAAAATACCAACGATAGTTGCCGTTCAGGCTTTTGGCAGCAGTAACATTAATGAAAATATTTTTAAAGAAAAATTTGTATCCAAACCCAGTAAAACGCTTGCTGACTCAATTTCTGTTGATATACCAAGGAATTTCAGAATGGCTGCAAAATATATTAAAGATTTTTCAGGTGAAACAATCCTGGTAAGCGACGAAGAAATAATTGCAGCATCAAAGGTGTTGAGCAGCCGTACAGGAATTTTTGCTGAGCCTGCAGCAAGTGCAGCCTTTGCTGGTTTTTTAAGTTATTACTGGGATGGAAAATTTGAAAAAGGAAGTAAAAATGTAGTGTTACTTACAGGCTGTGGATTAAAGGATTTAAATGCGGTACAAAGAATAATTGATATTCCTGATGCTGTGAAACCGAATATAGAAGAAATTGAAAAGTTTTTGAAAAAACAATAA
- a CDS encoding pyridoxal-phosphate dependent enzyme has product MIQIVNKVINPDARRKAVERFRERKIVLPTFAQMREPALIPEKIKNQLKNIGLWELNPLNLFRINWHNEPKEKGGLYGGVNYLEIPKEISGVDARIVLIIGKWFPTGAHKVGAAYGCLAPRIITGEFDPSYHKAVWPSTGNYCRGGAFDSYLMGCTAVAILPEEMSKERFDWLKEIGAEVIATPGCESNVKEIYDACWDIRKNRKDCIIFNQFDEFGNPCWHYNVTGHALEEVYNKIKNTKSKFAGYISATGSAGTIAAGDFLRTLHPHIKVAASEALQCPTLLMNGFGGHRIEGIGDKHVPWVHNIKNTDAVVAIDDEDCMRIFRLFNEKEGKAYLKSTGIDNSFVDSLELLGISGISNILSAIKTAKLYEMTSDDVIMTLATDSAVMYGSRLEELTSEKGKYSLLQAAKDHEKCLLGTKTDYIKDLTYNDRKSIHNLKYFTWVEQQAKEIEDLNQLWYDREIWDRVFHQDKKWDEMINEFNEETGVLKSI; this is encoded by the coding sequence ATGATACAAATAGTTAATAAAGTTATTAATCCTGATGCAAGAAGAAAAGCGGTTGAACGTTTTCGTGAAAGAAAGATTGTTCTTCCAACATTTGCACAGATGAGGGAACCTGCGCTGATTCCTGAAAAAATAAAAAATCAGTTAAAGAATATTGGTTTGTGGGAATTGAATCCCTTAAATCTTTTTCGTATCAACTGGCATAATGAGCCAAAGGAAAAAGGCGGATTATACGGTGGCGTAAACTATCTTGAAATACCTAAAGAAATTAGCGGTGTTGATGCTCGCATTGTTCTTATTATTGGAAAATGGTTTCCTACAGGTGCACATAAAGTAGGCGCCGCATATGGTTGTCTTGCTCCCCGGATTATCACCGGTGAATTCGATCCATCATATCATAAAGCGGTATGGCCTTCAACCGGAAATTATTGTCGTGGCGGCGCTTTCGATTCTTATTTGATGGGATGTACTGCTGTTGCAATTCTTCCTGAAGAAATGAGCAAAGAACGTTTTGACTGGCTGAAGGAAATAGGCGCTGAAGTTATTGCTACTCCAGGATGTGAATCGAATGTAAAAGAAATTTATGATGCTTGCTGGGATATTCGTAAAAACAGGAAAGACTGCATTATTTTTAACCAGTTTGATGAATTCGGAAATCCTTGCTGGCATTACAATGTAACAGGACATGCACTGGAAGAAGTTTACAATAAAATTAAAAATACAAAAAGTAAATTTGCAGGGTATATTTCTGCAACCGGTTCTGCTGGTACTATTGCTGCAGGTGATTTTCTGCGTACACTTCATCCGCACATTAAAGTCGCTGCTTCTGAAGCATTGCAATGCCCGACATTACTGATGAACGGTTTTGGTGGTCACCGCATTGAAGGCATAGGCGATAAACATGTTCCATGGGTTCATAATATTAAAAATACAGACGCTGTTGTTGCTATTGATGATGAAGATTGCATGAGGATATTCAGATTGTTCAATGAAAAAGAAGGAAAAGCATATTTGAAATCAACCGGTATTGATAATTCATTTGTTGATTCACTTGAATTGCTTGGAATTTCAGGCATTTCAAATATCTTGTCTGCAATTAAAACAGCAAAACTTTATGAGATGACATCGGATGATGTTATTATGACCCTTGCAACAGATTCGGCTGTAATGTATGGTTCCAGGTTGGAAGAACTGACCAGTGAAAAAGGAAAGTATTCGCTGCTGCAGGCAGCAAAAGACCATGAAAAATGCTTACTTGGAACAAAAACAGATTATATAAAAGATTTGACTTATAACGACAGGAAATCCATTCACAACCTGAAATATTTTACCTGGGTTGAGCAACAGGCAAAAGAAATTGAAGACCTTAACCAGCTTTGGTACGATAGGGAAATTTGGGATAGAGTCTTTCATCAGGATAAAAAATGGGACGAAATGATAAATGAATTCAATGAAGAAACTGGTGTTTTAAAAAGTATTTGA
- a CDS encoding T9SS type A sorting domain-containing protein: MKKIFLLLFIFIGFYSIAQRSSLQWLDAAFYGPVFSLNVQGNYAYIGSGSAFTVVDISNPQSPLIKGHCHTTDCITYVFPFGNVCYAGNNAMGIAVIDISNPSQPLVSDYLFPGEVPGYSPVIIGNTGYFPRGSSGITLMDLSIPLHPVPLSSWNQSGHDFSIDADNKDSIIFLTDRSGGIYRLKINSNSPATIDNYKISGWNFLECSTDEQKKFLYVTGYKTSALTNDTMKLLVFNIENSANFIPVGEFNYKVYSSPLDLKIKENHAYIASWSDGALVINVANPDSMYFERAIPSANQTNWIEIRDNLLYKADLSGGWNIYDISNLLNPQMISEIKNCGDTKDIFVNENYIYAAIDGHGVGIAEIKTDGKLEEKTLWEIPGGASGVFVKDTFLFVASGEKGIVIAGISNPLQPDSIVRIKHIGTNGPIKLMLKDNLLAAGENVGADGFLVIWDITNIALPVLKSYLQFANEPINNLDWYDNNIAVACWTPYQSKSMKIIDVSNPVSPNILGTYSCFSSDLKVFKKNDSTYAAVSIGSTVPLVANGLLILNITDPANIYQDYFFQSGIWGNMNAGVDIYNNYAITSEGGLQSQGQLRIFDISDPQNISQTNNIQIGSNTSNNTVITFIDRIYHSSGSPGAMSFLWNSVTGIFIENMNKNINIKVYPNPAVNEITIENAKGATIEIFSVNGKQVYKNIMNFNNEKIKLDDFKNGVYAWKAIFPNGDWQEGKIILY, from the coding sequence TTGAAAAAAATATTTTTATTATTATTTATCTTCATCGGTTTTTATTCTATTGCTCAGCGATCATCGTTACAATGGCTTGATGCCGCTTTTTACGGTCCTGTATTTTCCCTGAATGTTCAGGGAAATTATGCTTATATTGGTTCTGGCAGTGCATTTACGGTTGTCGATATATCAAATCCTCAAAGCCCTTTGATAAAAGGGCATTGCCATACTACTGATTGTATAACGTATGTATTCCCATTTGGAAACGTGTGTTATGCGGGCAATAATGCTATGGGTATTGCTGTCATTGATATTTCAAATCCATCACAACCTTTGGTTTCCGATTATTTATTTCCCGGTGAAGTACCCGGATATAGCCCGGTTATTATAGGAAATACAGGATATTTTCCTCGTGGCAGTTCAGGAATCACTTTAATGGATTTAAGTATTCCCCTTCATCCGGTTCCGCTTTCATCATGGAATCAATCAGGTCATGATTTCTCTATTGATGCTGATAATAAAGATTCCATAATATTTTTAACCGATCGCAGCGGAGGAATATATCGTTTGAAAATCAATAGTAATTCTCCGGCTACAATTGATAATTATAAAATTTCCGGGTGGAATTTTTTAGAATGTTCAACCGATGAACAAAAAAAATTCCTTTATGTTACCGGTTATAAAACTTCTGCATTGACAAATGATACGATGAAGTTGTTGGTTTTTAATATAGAGAATTCTGCAAATTTTATCCCTGTAGGTGAATTTAATTATAAAGTTTATTCATCACCTCTTGATCTGAAAATAAAGGAAAACCATGCTTATATTGCCTCCTGGAGTGATGGAGCACTGGTAATAAATGTTGCCAATCCTGATTCTATGTATTTTGAAAGAGCTATACCTTCTGCAAATCAAACAAACTGGATTGAAATACGCGATAACCTTCTTTATAAAGCTGATTTATCAGGAGGTTGGAATATATATGATATAAGTAATTTACTGAATCCGCAAATGATTTCAGAAATAAAAAATTGTGGCGATACAAAAGATATATTTGTAAATGAGAATTATATTTATGCTGCTATTGATGGTCATGGGGTGGGTATTGCTGAAATAAAAACCGATGGAAAACTTGAAGAAAAAACGTTATGGGAAATTCCCGGTGGCGCTTCAGGTGTATTTGTAAAAGATACTTTTTTATTTGTTGCTTCAGGTGAAAAAGGAATTGTAATTGCTGGAATAAGCAATCCGTTACAACCCGACAGTATTGTGCGGATAAAACATATCGGTACGAATGGACCAATTAAATTAATGCTTAAAGATAATTTGTTGGCGGCAGGCGAAAATGTTGGCGCTGATGGCTTTCTTGTCATATGGGATATTACTAATATTGCATTGCCTGTATTGAAAAGCTATCTGCAATTTGCAAACGAACCTATTAATAATTTGGATTGGTATGATAATAATATTGCCGTTGCATGCTGGACTCCTTATCAATCAAAATCGATGAAAATTATTGATGTGTCTAATCCTGTTAGCCCAAATATTCTTGGCACATATTCTTGTTTTTCATCGGATTTAAAAGTTTTTAAAAAGAATGATAGTACATATGCTGCCGTTTCTATTGGCTCAACTGTTCCTCTTGTCGCAAATGGCTTGTTGATATTGAATATCACTGACCCTGCAAATATTTATCAGGATTATTTTTTCCAGTCGGGGATTTGGGGAAATATGAACGCCGGTGTTGATATATATAATAACTATGCGATAACCAGTGAAGGTGGTTTGCAGTCGCAGGGACAATTAAGAATTTTTGATATCAGTGATCCTCAAAATATTTCACAAACAAATAATATACAGATTGGAAGTAATACTTCGAATAACACAGTAATTACATTTATCGATAGGATTTACCATTCATCGGGTTCACCGGGTGCAATGAGTTTTTTATGGAACAGTGTTACCGGTATATTTATTGAAAATATGAATAAGAATATTAACATAAAAGTTTATCCCAATCCAGCAGTGAACGAAATTACTATTGAGAATGCTAAAGGCGCTACTATTGAAATATTTTCGGTGAACGGAAAACAGGTTTATAAAAACATCATGAATTTTAATAATGAAAAAATAAAATTGGATGATTTTAAAAATGGAGTTTATGCATGGAAGGCGATATTTCCAAATGGAGATTGGCAAGAAGGAAAGATTATTTTATATTGA
- the ygfK gene encoding putative selenate reductase subunit YgfK produces the protein MKEKTNLTDKFSTIPVEQLYSMIENELKSRKEIFGIPQELFFTPSTSDKFRMKRYGQMLESPLGVAAGPHTQMAQNIISAWLCGARYIELKTVQTLDEIHVSKPCIDIQDEGYNCEWSQELKIQEAYDEYLKAWIIIHLLKHHFGWNNDEGLGMIFNMSVGYNMEGILKNNVQWFFNKMADCSKEKNEYVEKLKSIYPEIIKIYIPDKMSDNITLSTMHGCPPDEIEKIGLYLIHEKKLHTTIKLNPTLLGAEALRNILNKSSEFKTEVPDVAFEHDLKYTDALKLIKSLENAAKEEDVCFGLKLTNTLESINNKNIFSKDEKMMYMSGRALHPISINLANKLQKEFKGVLDISFCAGADCFNIENILLSGLKPVTVCSDILKPGGYARLNQYIENIKDISYPQKSASLKTLDKYALQVLDESAYKRETFFTPDIKTNKNLSYFDCVNAPCVGTCPTNQDIPEYLYYASVGDIDKAFEVIMKKNPFPNVLGMVCDHECQTKCTRINYDNSILIRDVKRYIAENASENAIKPLPTNKSKVAVIGAGPSGLACAYFLKLAGFDVDIYETKNIPGGMVADAIPAFRLKHEAIQKDIERIKNLGVAIHYETKIDKNSFEQLRKSHQFIFIATGAQKFKKLGIAGEDCKGIIDPFDFLSSVKRNKAIEFGKNIAIIGGGNTAMDVARTALRIADKDAKVRILYRRTLNEMPAEAEEIKALLDEGIEIVELVAPEKIISDNGKLSSIVCSKMKLVNDEKGGRPKPVKIENSEFEVKVDTLIPALGQDVDIDFVNKKLLQSNSETLETKIENVFIGGDAQNGGKNVIQAIADGRKVAKMIIEKSGMTIDFEPEVSDKKLEYRDYIIKKSKRKKGEIAEETSISQRRNFNLVVNSLSKEQAVKESSRCLYCNDVCSICVTVCPNRANHTYFTKPQTINIYKASKDKDEVIIEKSDILNVRQKYQVINIADFCNECGNCTTFCPTSGAPYRDKPKFYLTAKSFKEVENGFMLSKLKDKTILIQKVNNEISTLTLKDERFIFESEDVKGVFDTNNILVSVEFLNEKIKNIEFSQAANMMVLFNAAEDYFSL, from the coding sequence ATGAAAGAAAAAACAAATTTGACTGATAAATTTTCTACAATCCCCGTAGAACAGCTTTACTCGATGATAGAGAATGAGCTTAAATCAAGAAAAGAAATTTTTGGAATTCCACAGGAACTTTTTTTCACACCTTCAACTTCTGATAAATTCAGAATGAAGCGTTATGGACAAATGCTCGAAAGTCCTTTGGGCGTTGCTGCAGGGCCACATACACAAATGGCACAGAATATTATTTCGGCATGGCTTTGCGGTGCCCGCTACATTGAATTAAAAACAGTTCAAACTTTAGATGAAATTCATGTTTCAAAACCTTGTATTGATATTCAGGATGAAGGTTATAATTGCGAATGGTCGCAGGAGTTGAAAATTCAGGAAGCTTATGATGAATACCTGAAAGCATGGATAATCATTCATTTGCTGAAACATCATTTCGGATGGAATAATGATGAAGGTTTGGGAATGATTTTCAATATGAGCGTTGGCTATAATATGGAAGGGATTCTTAAAAACAATGTTCAATGGTTTTTCAATAAAATGGCTGATTGCAGCAAGGAGAAAAATGAATATGTAGAAAAACTAAAATCCATTTATCCTGAAATTATAAAAATTTACATTCCTGATAAAATGTCGGATAACATCACGTTATCAACAATGCATGGCTGTCCACCCGATGAAATTGAAAAAATAGGTTTATATTTAATTCATGAAAAGAAACTTCATACAACTATAAAATTAAATCCGACATTGCTTGGCGCTGAAGCATTACGTAATATTTTAAATAAATCTTCTGAGTTCAAAACTGAAGTTCCTGATGTAGCTTTTGAACACGACCTTAAATATACCGACGCATTAAAGCTTATTAAATCGCTTGAGAATGCTGCAAAAGAAGAAGATGTTTGTTTTGGATTAAAACTGACAAATACATTAGAAAGCATCAATAATAAAAATATTTTTTCAAAAGATGAAAAGATGATGTACATGAGTGGACGTGCTCTGCATCCTATAAGCATCAATCTTGCAAATAAACTTCAGAAAGAATTTAAAGGTGTACTTGATATTTCATTTTGCGCTGGTGCTGATTGTTTTAATATTGAAAATATTTTATTAAGCGGACTAAAGCCTGTTACGGTTTGTTCCGATATATTAAAACCCGGTGGCTATGCACGGTTGAATCAATATATTGAAAACATAAAAGATATTTCTTATCCACAAAAATCTGCTTCGCTCAAAACCCTTGATAAATATGCATTACAGGTGCTTGACGAAAGCGCATATAAACGCGAAACATTTTTTACGCCGGATATAAAAACAAATAAAAACCTGTCTTATTTCGATTGTGTAAATGCACCATGTGTTGGAACATGCCCTACAAATCAGGATATTCCTGAATATTTATATTATGCATCTGTTGGAGATATTGATAAAGCTTTTGAAGTAATCATGAAAAAAAACCCTTTCCCAAATGTTTTGGGAATGGTGTGCGACCACGAATGCCAGACAAAATGTACAAGAATTAATTATGATAATTCCATTTTAATAAGAGATGTTAAAAGATATATTGCCGAAAATGCGAGTGAGAATGCAATAAAACCATTACCCACAAATAAAAGTAAAGTAGCAGTTATTGGAGCCGGTCCGTCGGGACTTGCATGTGCATATTTCCTGAAGCTTGCAGGATTTGATGTTGATATTTATGAAACAAAAAATATTCCCGGAGGAATGGTTGCCGATGCTATTCCGGCATTCCGACTGAAGCATGAAGCGATTCAGAAAGATATTGAGCGAATAAAAAATCTTGGAGTAGCCATTCATTACGAAACAAAAATTGATAAAAACTCTTTTGAGCAATTAAGAAAATCACATCAGTTTATTTTTATTGCAACAGGTGCACAAAAGTTTAAAAAGCTTGGTATTGCAGGCGAAGATTGCAAAGGAATAATTGATCCGTTTGATTTTCTATCTTCTGTAAAAAGAAATAAAGCAATTGAATTTGGAAAAAATATTGCAATAATTGGTGGCGGAAATACAGCAATGGATGTGGCAAGAACAGCATTGCGAATTGCTGATAAAGATGCGAAAGTAAGAATACTATACCGTCGTACACTTAATGAAATGCCTGCTGAAGCTGAAGAAATTAAAGCATTACTTGATGAAGGAATAGAAATAGTTGAATTGGTTGCTCCCGAAAAAATTATTTCCGATAATGGAAAACTTTCATCAATTGTTTGCAGTAAGATGAAATTGGTTAATGATGAAAAAGGAGGAAGACCAAAACCAGTAAAAATTGAGAATTCAGAATTTGAAGTTAAAGTTGATACGCTAATCCCTGCATTAGGTCAGGACGTGGATATAGATTTTGTTAATAAAAAATTATTACAATCAAATTCAGAAACTTTAGAAACAAAAATTGAAAACGTTTTTATTGGCGGTGATGCCCAGAATGGCGGTAAGAATGTGATACAAGCTATTGCTGACGGAAGAAAAGTTGCAAAAATGATTATTGAAAAATCGGGAATGACTATTGATTTCGAACCGGAAGTTTCAGATAAAAAACTTGAATACCGCGATTATATAATTAAAAAATCAAAAAGAAAAAAAGGAGAAATTGCTGAAGAAACTTCAATTTCACAAAGAAGAAATTTTAATTTGGTTGTAAATTCACTTTCTAAAGAGCAGGCAGTTAAAGAATCTTCAAGGTGTTTATATTGCAATGATGTTTGCAGTATTTGTGTAACAGTTTGTCCGAACAGGGCAAATCATACATATTTTACAAAACCACAAACTATAAATATTTACAAAGCATCGAAAGATAAAGATGAGGTTATCATAGAAAAGTCAGATATTTTAAATGTTAGACAAAAATACCAGGTTATAAATATTGCCGATTTCTGTAATGAGTGTGGCAACTGTACTACATTCTGTCCCACAAGTGGAGCGCCATACAGGGATAAACCAAAATTTTATTTAACGGCAAAAAGTTTTAAAGAAGTAGAAAATGGTTTTATGTTGAGTAAGCTGAAAGATAAAACTATTTTGATTCAAAAAGTAAATAATGAAATAAGCACGTTAACATTAAAGGATGAGAGATTTATTTTTGAATCGGAAGATGTGAAAGGAGTTTTTGATACGAATAATATTTTAGTTAGTGTTGAATTCTTGAATGAAAAAATAAAAAATATTGAATTTTCCCAGGCAGCAAATATGATGGTGTTGTTCAATGCTGCTGAAGATTATTTTTCCCTTTAA
- a CDS encoding NTP transferase domain-containing protein, with protein MSENDNKISSSVVILAAGLSERMGKMKPLLSFNNNKTFLEQIISQYQKFNSSEIVVVTNNYVNENLKLSVYKNVKIIINHTPSLGRMSSIILGINALTEKKCCFIHNVDNPFVNIDLLEKLQLFINDENYVTPVYNDKGGHPILIGKNALEKISVQKIEDADLREIFKPFKRKNVQTDDEKILYNINTIDEYKKYFHF; from the coding sequence ATGAGCGAAAACGATAATAAAATTTCATCTTCTGTTGTAATCCTTGCTGCCGGCTTATCGGAGCGAATGGGAAAAATGAAGCCATTACTCAGTTTCAACAACAACAAAACTTTCCTGGAGCAAATCATTTCACAATATCAAAAATTTAATTCTTCCGAAATAGTTGTCGTTACTAATAATTACGTAAACGAGAATTTAAAATTATCGGTATACAAAAACGTAAAAATTATAATTAATCATACTCCTTCATTAGGAAGAATGAGTTCAATAATTTTAGGAATAAACGCATTAACAGAAAAAAAATGTTGCTTCATTCATAATGTGGATAACCCATTTGTTAATATTGATTTACTTGAGAAATTGCAACTGTTTATCAATGATGAAAATTACGTTACACCTGTTTATAATGATAAAGGCGGGCATCCCATTTTGATTGGTAAAAATGCATTAGAAAAAATCAGTGTTCAAAAAATCGAAGATGCTGATTTGCGTGAAATTTTTAAGCCTTTCAAAAGAAAAAATGTTCAAACGGATGATGAAAAAATTTTATATAACATTAATACTATTGATGAATATAAAAAATATTTTCACTTTTAA
- a CDS encoding MmcQ/YjbR family DNA-binding protein, translating to MDAEKLREYCLSLNNVTESFPFDEVTLVFKVQGKMFALVNLDGELSINIKCDPEKAIELREHFSSVLPGYHMDKKHWNTIMIDGSIDDNLIYSWISDSYNLVFSKLPYLQRIKKTNDKKS from the coding sequence ATGGATGCCGAAAAGCTGCGTGAATATTGCCTTTCATTAAACAACGTTACCGAAAGTTTTCCTTTCGATGAGGTTACCCTGGTTTTTAAAGTTCAGGGAAAAATGTTTGCATTGGTCAACCTCGACGGAGAATTAAGCATTAATATAAAATGCGATCCGGAAAAAGCTATAGAATTAAGAGAGCATTTCTCTTCCGTATTGCCGGGCTATCACATGGATAAGAAACATTGGAATACTATAATGATTGATGGAAGTATAGATGATAATTTAATTTATTCATGGATATCTGACTCCTATAATCTTGTTTTTTCTAAGTTACCTTATTTGCAACGAATAAAGAAAACAAACGATAAAAAGTCTTGA